The Alphaproteobacteria bacterium genome segment TTTGTGCAAAATAAATTTGAAGCCACCAAGCAACTCGATTTGACGTTGGGAACCAAATTCGAGCATAATGGCTATACAGGGTTTGAAGTGCAGCCCACGGCAAAAGTGGCTTATCGCCCCAGCGAGCGCAGTACTGCATGGGCATCAGTAGCGCGGGCAGTGCGCAGCCCCAGCCGTACAGAAGACTCGATACGATACAGCTTTTTACAGCAGCCTGCAGCTACGTCTGCAACAGTTGTTGGCATTGGTAGCTCAAGCGTAGAGTCAGAAGAGTTGGTTGCCTATGAGATAGGTTATCGTGTCAGCCCGCGAGAGGGGCTGGTATTTGATGTGGCTACGTATTTTAATGATTATGATAATCTCACTTCGTTATCACAGGGCGCACCTACCCTCGGCGGCGGTGGAGTTATTATCCCGTTGAACGTGCAAAATATGGGTGAAGCAGAAATGTATGGCATTGAAGCCACTGCAAGCTGGCAGGTGACGGCCAGCTGGTTGCTTTCAGGCTATTACTCTTATGGGCGTTTAGAAACTCAATCACAAGGCAACAGCCAGTTGTTTCAGGATTACGAATCGCTGTGGCCGGAGCATAGCTTTAGCGTACGCTCCCTCTACAACATTAACGAAAACATTGAGTTTGATACCGCACTGTATTACGTGAGCGATTTGAATAATGCGCGGGATGTCAATGGTGTGTTGATGCCGGTAGATTCCTATGTGAAATGGGATGTACGCCTTGGTTGGCGCCCATGGGAAGGGCTGGAGCTGAGTTTGGTCGGGCTGAACCTGCTGGAAGGCAACCATCAGGAGTTTGTAAATTCTCGTTTTTATCCAGCTTCGCAAATTGGACGCAGCTATTACGGAAAAGCTACGTGGAGATTTTAAGCTGCTGAATAAATATGATATTTGACACTAAAAATAATAAGAAAAGATGTTTGATTATAATGCACCATACGAATAACCCCATAGCCATTGTAATGATGGTCATAATGCTGACACTAGGCGCGACAGTACCGCGACCGGTGCAGGCAAAGCCGTCGGCAGATGAGGCGGCGGTAAAAGTGGGGTATATCTATAATTTCATGAAATTTGTAGAATGGCCGAACGTCGCTGGCCAGCAGGATTATATTGTATGTGTATTGGGCAGCAACCCATTTGGACAGGTAATAAATTCACTCGGGAATAAAACTATCCGTAATCGTGGAATACGTGTGGTAACGGATGTGCCGTTAGAACAAACAAAATATTGCCATGTGGTATTTGTGAGTCGCTCAGAATCAGGACGGTTAATGCCTGCATTGCTGCGTATGCGACGCTTGCCACTGCTTACTATCAGTGACATTGAGGGTTTTTCGGATAAGGGCGGGGTCATCGAATTAATTAGCGGCAGTAATAACGATATATCTTTTCGTGTAAGCCAGAAAACCGCTTTGGATATTGGTTTGCATGTCAGTTCTAAATTGTTGAGCATGAGCCGATGATCCGCATAATATGTATTTTATTTTTTCAGGCATGTTATGCTCAATTCAAAGCAACCTATCTTTCAGGGAAATGTTCTTCATATCACACTAGATGCTGAAACTTAATACCAACGATATTCTGCATTTTGATTCGATCAAGAAGAAGCTGATCTTCTTCATGACGGCGCTGAGTATCATCTCGGTATTAGTGGGGGTTATCAGCTCGGCGGTATATAGCATCAGCGATATGCGCGATTCCATTAAAAGTAAAATGGAAACTACCACCGAAATCGTAGGCAGTATGAGCGAAGGTGCATTGCTGTTTGAAGATGCCGTGACTGCCAAAGAAACGCTGTCGGTACTGCGCAATGAGCGCGAAATTGTGATGGCGTGCCTATACAAATCCAATAATGAAATATTGGGGCGTTATAATTCAGAACGCGCAGGGGCAAATGCTCCCAAGCATTGTCCGGAGAATCCGGATGGTGAAATCTATGCCGTACAAAAAGATGTATATTATTTCCGCCACGACATCAAAGACAGTAACGGAGAGCGGGCAGGCACCATATTAGTAGTGGCACATCTGGTGACGCTGCAGGATCTGATTACCAAGCAAATATGGATGAC includes the following:
- a CDS encoding YfiR family protein, encoding MHHTNNPIAIVMMVIMLTLGATVPRPVQAKPSADEAAVKVGYIYNFMKFVEWPNVAGQQDYIVCVLGSNPFGQVINSLGNKTIRNRGIRVVTDVPLEQTKYCHVVFVSRSESGRLMPALLRMRRLPLLTISDIEGFSDKGGVIELISGSNNDISFRVSQKTALDIGLHVSSKLLSMSR